In Desulfatiglans anilini DSM 4660, the following proteins share a genomic window:
- a CDS encoding murein hydrolase activator EnvC family protein, producing MRGFLTAGRIFQVVIVMGAFWLWGSPGMSRAADNAVRRLDQIEAHLSEEAQKLDAAQLREKDLLVELSMLQDEVRSGEKALDRLKSEQRALEQEIESRKEALAGMEDAAAAIGAQLARRLTVFYKFAREGYLKTIFSSQGLRELLHLIKYLKVMVSRDGRELQWLVEESSAGRQKIAELEAGLEDALKRYQALEQQAVALQKELEGRVLDLVKVHQEKDFYETAVRELEAAAKEMKDRLLMLEEEESPSKERAFSDFERARGSLQPPLPGEIVSARDFLSKNDLDQRKGVFIRGDEDTVKAVFPGRIDFSGRLKGYGDMIIMNHGRRFYTVMGQLAERRRKTGEWVEAGEVLGSVKGGGPLYFEIRTGTENLDPREWFGLP from the coding sequence ATGAGAGGTTTTTTAACCGCCGGCCGGATTTTCCAGGTGGTGATCGTCATGGGTGCCTTCTGGCTTTGGGGCTCCCCCGGGATGTCCCGGGCGGCGGATAATGCGGTGCGCCGGCTCGATCAGATTGAGGCCCACCTTTCGGAGGAGGCCCAGAAACTCGACGCCGCCCAGCTGCGTGAAAAAGACCTGCTGGTCGAGTTGTCCATGCTGCAGGACGAGGTCCGATCCGGTGAGAAGGCCCTGGATCGCCTGAAAAGCGAACAGCGGGCATTGGAGCAGGAAATCGAATCCCGGAAGGAAGCCCTCGCGGGGATGGAGGATGCGGCCGCTGCCATAGGAGCGCAGCTCGCCCGAAGACTGACCGTCTTTTATAAGTTTGCCCGGGAAGGTTATCTGAAGACGATTTTCTCGTCCCAGGGTCTGCGTGAACTGCTGCATCTGATCAAATACCTGAAGGTGATGGTCAGCCGTGACGGGAGGGAATTACAGTGGCTCGTGGAAGAGTCCTCAGCCGGCAGACAGAAGATTGCCGAACTCGAGGCCGGCTTGGAGGATGCCCTGAAGCGGTATCAGGCCCTCGAACAGCAGGCCGTTGCGCTGCAGAAAGAGCTGGAGGGCAGGGTTCTCGATCTTGTGAAGGTCCATCAGGAAAAGGATTTTTACGAGACGGCCGTGAGGGAACTCGAGGCGGCCGCCAAGGAAATGAAGGATCGGCTTTTGATGCTGGAAGAAGAAGAATCGCCGTCGAAAGAACGTGCTTTTTCGGATTTTGAGAGGGCCAGAGGAAGTCTGCAGCCTCCTCTGCCCGGAGAGATTGTTTCCGCTAGAGACTTCTTGAGCAAGAACGACCTCGATCAGCGCAAGGGCGTCTTCATCCGTGGGGACGAGGACACGGTGAAAGCCGTTTTCCCCGGCCGGATTGATTTTTCTGGAAGGCTGAAAGGATACGGTGATATGATTATCATGAATCACGGACGCCGATTTTATACCGTTATGGGCCAGTTGGCCGAGCGGCGCAGAAAGACGGGAGAGTGGGTGGAGGCGGGGGAGGTTTTGGGCTCAGTCAAAGGTGGAGGACCGCTCTACTTCGAGATCAGGACGGGAACGGAGAACCTCGACCCGCGTGAATGGTTCGGTCTGCCATGA
- a CDS encoding cell division protein FtsX, with protein sequence MKIYLIVYLFRQAMAGLRANRMVQLIGIGTMTVSLLIFGFFLLLFVNLNTWVRGWGDSLFASVYIRSDAGEPVKQQVEGFIVSFEGAECVRTVSSEEAMQILRRALGDQKEILDDLPDPNPLPTALDVIFKATEVDGDDLLEFKRGVEAVPGVDEVVLSEDWRGRAHALLDVLRIGGTVLGGLLAVGVLFIVVNTIKLTIYSRREEIEISKLVGATDWFVKTPFLLEGLVQGVLSGAASLGILYLSYLLLSAREIRWMDIPVLEVVFVPPHLLLALFAGSMLLGVFGSLIAVSRFFDV encoded by the coding sequence ATGAAAATCTATCTGATCGTTTATCTGTTTCGTCAGGCGATGGCCGGTTTGCGCGCCAACCGGATGGTGCAGCTGATCGGGATAGGCACGATGACGGTATCGCTGCTGATCTTCGGTTTTTTCCTTCTCCTTTTCGTCAATCTGAATACCTGGGTCCGCGGTTGGGGTGACAGCCTTTTTGCCTCCGTCTATATTCGGAGCGATGCAGGAGAGCCTGTAAAACAGCAGGTCGAGGGGTTCATCGTGTCCTTCGAGGGCGCGGAATGCGTGCGCACCGTGTCGAGCGAGGAGGCGATGCAGATCTTGCGGAGGGCGCTCGGGGATCAGAAGGAAATCCTGGATGATTTGCCTGATCCCAACCCGCTGCCCACTGCCTTGGACGTGATTTTCAAGGCGACGGAGGTGGACGGGGACGACCTCCTGGAGTTCAAACGGGGTGTCGAGGCGGTACCTGGTGTCGATGAGGTCGTGTTGAGCGAGGATTGGCGCGGGCGGGCTCACGCTTTGCTTGACGTGCTGAGGATTGGAGGCACCGTGCTCGGAGGGCTTCTGGCGGTGGGGGTGCTTTTCATCGTCGTCAATACCATCAAGTTGACGATTTATTCACGCCGGGAAGAGATCGAAATCTCGAAACTGGTCGGGGCCACCGACTGGTTTGTCAAGACGCCCTTCCTCCTCGAGGGTCTGGTGCAGGGGGTTTTGAGCGGGGCCGCGTCTCTGGGGATCCTCTATCTGAGCTATCTGCTCCTTTCCGCGAGGGAGATCCGGTGGATGGATATCCCGGTTCTGGAGGTCGTGTTTGTTCCTCCGCACCTGTTGTTAGCCCTTTTCGCCGGCAGCATGCTGTTAGGGGTTTTTGGCAGTCTGATCGCTGTGAGCCGTTTCTTCGACGTATGA